The following DNA comes from Seriola aureovittata isolate HTS-2021-v1 ecotype China chromosome 15, ASM2101889v1, whole genome shotgun sequence.
ttctgctcacAGTCAGAGAGATGATCCTGCACCCGTATGAGACGCAGTCCGACAGCTTCTACTTTGTGGACAATAAGCTGGTGATGCACAACAAGGCAGACTACTCGTACAACGGTGGGACGTAGAGATGACACACCAGCACGAGAGACAGGTGGATGTACGGACTGACCTGAGGGACGATCAGAGCACGCTGGTGGGGTTAACATCCTGTCAATCCagtaatctctctctctttctctctctctctctttctctctccgtctttctctttctccttctcccgTTGAGAGAATGCCGTCCAGAAAACACCCATACAGATGTGTCGgttacagcctgtgtgtgtgtgtgtgtgtgtgtgtgtgtgtgtgtgtgtgtaagcacgTGTGAGTTTGTCAAAGCCTGGCAagaagccacattcacacaaacacacacatggacacacacatttcacagctTGGTGTGGCATCGCTGTGACAAAGTGTGTTTGTAACATGATAAACCAGCACGTGATCAAATTTTGGGGAAACATCAGATGGCTTTCGCTCTCTCGCCACGTCATGaagtgaataaagaaaaaaaaaaaaaaaaaaaacctgtatcTTCAACTATTgatagaaaattatttttttcattcctgtAGCTGTTAGGAACAAATCTTGCGTCTAAAAACGTGTATTTTTAGGACTTGAACGACCAGTGTGTgggatttagtggcatctagtggtgaggttGTAGATTGCAACCAGCTGAagacccctcccctcccctcccctcacccctccctctcccagcGTGTAGGAGAACCTACGGTGGCCTTCAGGTAGCGAAACACGGCCCTCTCTAGACCCAGTATTTGGTTTGTCCATcctgggctactgtagaaacatggcgggCAACCCCCCTGTGTAGATGTGAAGGGCTTATTCTAAGATAACGAAAACACAGTGATTCTTAGTTTCAGATGATTAtacattaatgaaaacatgattatgAATATTATCGACTATAGATCCGAAtgaatcctacacactggttCTGGGGAAATTATTTCTCAGAttcagcgagtgtgtgtgtgtgcgtgtgtgtgtactcttgctttttggagtgtgtgtgtttctgtacttTGTATGAttgtctgtactgtgtgtgtgtctgtgtgtcagtttgaAGCATGATTACTGGTCTGGTAGAAatatatgaatttaaatgtcagtaCTGTGGTCATCTGGTTTATAAAGGTTCAAATAGATTTCCAAAACCTATTAGCACATTTTCTACAGAGTAGACAGTAGTTAGTCATTTTGACTTTATATCAGAcctatttcctgtttccttatTCCTTTGTTCCTCATTTATTTCTCCAGTCGTGTTACCTGTATAAACTGTAGGGCGTATGCGTTTATTGTCTTTCTCAAAGCACAAAATCTCCACGAAGACATCAATGAGGAAACAGTGAGCTGATCTGACCATAAATGTACTGAGTGATCTGTGTATAAACTGTACTGTCCAGCCCTCCTGTTGCTTCATTTAGCTGATAAAGAAGTTGTTAAGAACCCTATTCGTTCAAGTTAAAGTTTTACTGATTGCAAAGAAAAGGGAAACTTGGAGGAAGATTGGGGAATGTAGCAGAACTCTTTTAAAGATCAATTCATCCTCAAATCATCATCGTCCTTGTCACGTCTCCTGCGTCCATGTCCTCATTTTCTTGTGCGGTTTCTTCTGCCTCATCATTTCCATTCTGAGCCGTTGCAGTCAGTGAGGACCTGAGTGTGCTGATCTGTTGTTAATCGAGGGCATTTATTACACAgatcaaacagaaaatctgtAACTGAACTGTCTTTTGATGCCTCTAAATTGTAATATGCACACTTGGCTTTCTATCTTCTGACTCAAACAGTATAATTCTGTCTTATATCCAGCATATATCTGCACATGctgtctgatgatgatgatgatgtgcatCAGTCTGATGCACTTGAAAACCAGTTTAGTTTCTGTGATTCTGCTTAAACTGCAGTAAACTCCACCCGTCTGTTACAGCAAGTGTGTtcaaacaaacactgcaaatcatttgcaaaaaaaatatctgtacTGCTTACAGATCTGGTTGAAAGGAAATTACTTGAATGCACCTGTTTGATTCAGATTGTCACTTGAAGTGATTTAAATCTGAAtgactctgtttttgttttgggccTGTACAAGTTGCTGATTGTGAGTTACAAGGAATAAAAGTTGAGAGACAAAATTAGCAAATGTGCTAAAAGTCGTGAAATGGGACAGGAGGGGGAGTCCAGTCGGCTCAGATTAACTTGAATGTTATGTCAAAAATGTAACACAGATTTGTAGAGCAGATTTATTTATGATCGATTGTGACTCGTGTACAAAttattttgattcaaatgttgGTGTGACtgaacaaaagtaaaataaataaagatttatggGACTTTTTGAAATATGGCATGTGTGTTGATTGTTAATATTGTGGGTGTCAAGTAAATGGAAGAGATATTGTTCACACGATGATGCTTTATTCTCAGAGTAGAAACAGCTCTGGtacatataaaatgtgaaaaaacacacattactcTGCCGGGAcgttctgtctctgtttctgcagtTTATTACATTTAGCCGTAATAAACGTGATAGAAATTGACCTCCACTCAGATTGTATCTTATTGGCAGCTTCTTATCTCAGTGTTATTATCCTTGAGCCAACCTTTACATCTGTGCTCACTGTACGCTGTATTGGTAACACCTTCCTGCTATTGATTTGTGCGCTTTCTGTGTTTCACCTTCCTCAATGCTTAACGGCATTTTTCAGCGTCACCTCAAATTTGTGTACACGTCCCAATAATTACTGGAGTGGGTTTGTTAAAGGAAGAGTTTGACATCTTTGGAATTGCTATACATtattttcttgccaagagttagatgagaaaaacagaaaaaacaacccccccccaaaaaaaaacattaacatcttgtttatttaatccCTACAGAAACTTAAGTGACGAAATGACAAGTTGTGCTTCAAGGGGAGTAGTTTCCAGAAAGTCATTGAGCCCGGCCAAGAAATAAACTGGCATGTAATAGTTTttgtattaaacaaacaagatacagcATGTTAATCAGTAAACTTTAGAGGTGCTGTTGGACAGATTTTATTACCTTTGGAAACTAGCTGTTTCCAGGCTTTATTCTGAGATAAATGAATATGCTGTGCTGttagagtggtatcaatcttctgaTCTAACACttgacaagaaaataaataaaattctgaactattcctttaatttacatttattcattcaagGAGAATATTGCCAgtttaagatgaaaaaaaatcccttctAGGTTAACAAATAATCCCCTAAAGGCACTTTGACACTCTGGCTTTGACAATTTACACGTGTACAACAGTGGGATGaaaacagtgataaaaaaaacaaaatatgcaacaaaaaacaaacaaactaaagacTCAAGGTCCAACAAAAGGACCACAGTAATAAGTTAAATTAACTGATACAATTAATTCAATGAATTCATCTCATTTACATGGTGTCTGTAAACACATCATCACTCGGAATAATCACATTGTTTTAAACAATCACTCAAACAAACTGTGAGCCGCATTATTGGTAAATGATAAATAGATTAATGAGATGACATCACATTCAGGGAAATGAGTACAAGGAAATGACctcagtctttttttaaagcaagaaaaaaagaacgcGCATCATTTCTCTTCTGTTCGGTCACTGGAATGAAACGAGGAAGTACCGGACGCTGACGGCAGAGTGGGTTTGATAAAGAAGCTACTAAACTGATTCAACTTTATCTCAgtgctgcttgtttgtttggttcttgtttttacagtaaaacagtaaTCACAATGACTGATTCAGAGTGTTGGGATTTGTACAGTGCAACTGAGACTaaatggtgttttattttggatcaGGTTCATCTTTAAACTTTGTTTTCCTCACCACGTTGACTGTGGCTaacctttcttttcctcctttactTCTAAAACGATCAGAGCTCCTGCTACAGCTCTTCTCTCctttaaaggccctgaaaacatttttcctcATCGGCTTCTTTTAATGAGCAAAGGGATCCTACAATAATGCACTATTTTAAGTTAGAACAGTTTAGCTTCTTCAAAAGATAGAGAAAACCAATTCTGTGTCattctctctccatcatctctctctctgtccttcctcaCTCAGGGTTTACTTGTAACGTTGACCCAATGAGGCATGGTGCCCATGTCAAACATGGCGTATCCCCAGGTATTGATGCCTAAATTAATGGTCAAAATCCCAATGAGGTTCAGCATGAAGCCGGCTTTCACCTGGAAGAACAGACACATTCTGATCAGTAtgagttaaaaaacaaactacgGTATGTGCAGGTCTTGAAAAGTCTTAAAGAGCAATGAAATTAGTTTCCTGAAATAAAGGCCTTAGAAGTTATTTAAAAAGTCTAATTTTATTCACAAAAGTCCTACATATTTTCTCTGCCTGTTGTCGGCAgaactgttgttttgtctgtttgtttgtttgttttggaggctGTTCGATCCTTTTTTTGTGACGTTTCTTTCAGACCTGTAGCAAACACTGTTACAACTGCAAGCTACAGTTTCTAAGAAGCTCATCCTCTCAGGTGTCAAGCGGTTAATCCATGTATTGTGTGCTGCTTCAGTGGGTCCAGGTCATGTTAATTAAGTGATTTATATCGTAAGGGATTATTACTACACACTGCAGTCTATGTAAAGGACACTTAGCTCCCTCCTACCTCAACAGACACAACCTCCTGACTATTATTATCCTTTGAATTAAATCAAAGAGTCATGGGAGCAGCCATCTCTAAACCTTGATCATGTGAGTGATACTTGTGACACAGATGGTGTTTAACGGACGGCATATGTGTGTGAATCTCACCATGTCGATGACTCTGAGCTTTCCGAAGGAGAAGGCGATGGCGTTGGGCGGTGTAGCCACAGGCAGCATGAAGGCCAGAGAGGCAGCAATGGTGCAGGGCAGCATCACATACAGTGGGTGTATCTTGATAGCTGTGGcctaaagaaacaaaaacatgccaGCACAGCACGGTGTAATCAATGAGAGAAGAATCACGTGCACAgccgtgtgtgcatgtggacaGTATTTGTACTCAGTTTACCATTGAGGCCAGTATGGGCAGGAACAGCGTGGTGGTGGCCGTGTTGCTGGAGCACTCGGTGAATGTCGCCACCAGCAGGGAGAGCAGCAGCGAGATGGCGTAGGGGGGGATCTTCTCCAGAGGAGCAAGGCTCTCTCCCAACCACTTGGACAGACCTGACTCctggaaacaaataaacaaggaAAGACCATTGTACTATTATGTTATTTGTCGTGCTAGCCGCATGGCACTAGGGATACATGTTGGTCGATCCGAGAGAGTAGAGTACAGTGAAATAGCTCAACAATATTATTCAATTCAGGTATTCAATTTatactgaaacaaaacacactcatTGATAAGTCCACAAATCCTTCCAGCACAATATAAAAGGGATCATGAAGTCTTAAAAGGAAGAAACACGGTGCTCTTGGGTTTTTTACCTCACTGCCAGCAGCCAGAGCGAAGCCTCCTcccagcagcaggatgatgtTCCAGGGCATCCGCTCGTGCACCACCTGCCAGTTCAGCAGAGTGGAGGGAGCCTTCACCGCCTTACCTGTGAGACCCAGATGAAGTTTGAACATGAAACAGTAATTACTTTGAAAGAGCAGTGTCATATCCGCTCGGTAATTATCACCCAGCTCTCTAATGAACTGCAATTTAGGTCACACAAATATCACAGCACAATATTATCAGGGATGTTTTCCTGTAAATGTGATTTCACCTTCGTCATTGTAACCATAGCCACCAAACCTGGGCAGCTGGGAGGGGATGGCGAAGAAGAGCATGGAGACTAAGATAGCGACGGTTCCATCGGACACAAAGCTGATGTACAGAAGATAAGAGACATATTGTTGTTTGAACATGTTGCCGCTGTGTTTCCTGCTCTTTGTCACAAGACAAAGGGAACAAGCAATATTAGGCTTTTGCTGCACAAACACTTGTTAGCAGGAGCATTTAGTACAGGTTTATCCTCCATAGtcatgtcaacaacaacaacaacaaaaaaaaaaaggaaagagaaagtgagagactCACGCCTTCTCCTTGTTGAAGAGCACAGTGGCCCAGCCGTCTATGAAGCCCGGCTCCCTGGTGAACCACAGGACCACCAGCAGGACGAAGATGCTGAGCACCGCCCCCTCAGCAAACTTCATGGGCCCCAGCTTATTGTACTCCTCCCTCATCACCGCGCACGCCTCCTTATCCCTGTCGCTCTTCATGCCACAGCCGAATGACTTCTTCAGGCTGAGGAGTAAAAAAGACCTCTGGTCAGTAAACGTCCTAGCTGTCCAGGGAGGCGGCTGACTGTGCCACACTGGTTGCCTTACTTGAAGCCCAGGAAGAGAAACTGAAGCCAGAGCCAGGAGAACACCAGCATGAGCACCATGTTGGGAAAAGCAAAGCCGAACCAGCTGGCAAAGTTGATCACGTCACCGTTGTTAGGGAAGAGCCTTCACAAAAgatggagatgagaggaggTTACTTATCTGGAATAACATCTGTCTGTGCTTGTTGACTGATATTAACTCAGGCCTTACTCGTCGATTTGACCCTTCAGGATGAGGTTAGGGGTCGTGCCAGTGAGCGTGGCCGTGCCCCCGATGCTGGCGGAGTAACACACGCTCAGACTCATCCCTTTGGTCAGGAGCTCGTACTTCTCATCTATTTCTCTTCTCCTGGACTCCCGCAGTGCAGCTTGACTCATCTCAGGTTCATCTGGAGCACGACACATCAAGTCACGATTATTGTAAGGGTTACTCACTAGAAACCTTCCATGGCCTCAGATATGTTTTACTTACGCTCAGTGTTGGGCTGTTTCGCGTTGGCCATCTCCCCCTTAGTTTCTCTGAGCTCCAGCTCAAACGAATGGTTGTCTGCGCCTGCGGCCTGGAAATCTCGTTCATCCGCCTGCGACTCGGTGTctttgagctgctgcagcacggCTTGGGCAATGGGCAGCATCATGGCTGTGGTGGCCGTGTTGCTGATCCACATGGAGAGGAAGGACGAGACGATCATGAAGCCCATCATTAACCTGTGAGAGAGgtgaaggggagggagggagcatgAAGATGGTGACCATGAGTAGAGATGTGTCGAAAATGATTGAGATGAGCACTATTTCCAAATTTAACGTGTGGTTATTTGCTTACATACATGTGATTTTTCACATTGTCAGTCAAAGTAACGTCTTAATAAGATGATATTTTATTAGCATCCACTTCTGTAGCTCTTCTGTAGTTTTCTCTTTCTGCAGCATGTTCCTctaattaaatgtgttttttcactttgcagtgtttttttttttttttttctccaaatgcTGCACGTGCGTTTCCtgcatttgcttttgttttgtatattttcatatatgctctcagggccaccatacaAATCATATTACATAACTTGTTAAGATGTTGATGCCTCTGGTTGTTGTGCAGAAATCACTCAACAGTGTAAAATCAGAGAACATTATCATCCTGAAAGATGAGGAGGATCTGTGTGATCAGTTGAACATCTTTGACATGTGTtgtcactgtaaataaatgcaatGTGTAAAATGATCTTAAACACATGAACAATTAAGATCTGTGTAGGCAGTGCTGATCCTTTAGTCATGGCTTTGCTGTGTGCTGTAGTGTACACTGGTGAGCTGTATCACAGGGCTTTCTTACAAGGACGGACGAACACCAACCAGCAGCAAAACTCGGAGAGCGATGCGCTTGTGGAGGTTCCACTGCTCCACTGCGATGGCGACCAGCAGGCCGCCCATGAACAGCATGTTGGAGTCTTTCAGATATTCAATGCTGACCTGAAACAGATcgcacagacacaaacctcAGCAGAAGAATCAAGTAAAAGTAACCTGTGAACACGCCGTCTAATGCAGAGGTAATGTATCATCCCATTTGTTTTATGAGCAATAAAAGTCAAACACTGGGATCAGCAGATCAGAAGCTACAGAACGCCCTGAAAATTACTGTCACATCATCACTTTCAGTATGCAGCGTTTCATCAGTTAAGATAAAGTAAATTTAGTTGTGCCCTTTAGTTGTGCTCTTGCTGACGGTTGAAGGGACCAAGCAAAGACAAATATGAAGTTATAGTGAGGCGGTAGATGTTTTGTCACAAAGAACAGAAGGTGAAGTTTAGACTGATGTACCTGGACTTCATTTGAggatttacattttatgctactttgaACTTCTATTCCTCCAACGATCCCTAATAAACATATTATGTCTGATGTCTGTAACGTGTTAGCACGTCCACCAAAgaaatggtttcatttaaataactgaagAGATCAAATTATCCAGCattgcatgtgtttatttttactctttactacctcattaatcatctcacatcTCATGGTCATCTCATCTCTGTACCCTTGAAAACACCTGACTAAGCTATGTAATtgtatataaagtaattaaagccagctccacctccagcactaaaaacaataaaatgctgcttacacattgaTGCATACATTTTAACAATCAAATAATAAAGAACAATACTATATTACTATATTGCTTGTGAACGAGCACTTATATCTTGTACCATGTATTTTGCTGATAATGCTTCTTTACTTGCAGCAGTAATGTATTTCTACACTGGTGTATTGGTACATTTACTTAAAGCAAAGGGCTGCTGTGACCCAGACTCTTTGAACACCGTGGCAGCAGTGCAGGGATACGCCCTTTTAAAGCTTTTGAGCAAGCCTCGCctttctgaccaatcagagaaggACAAAGTCAGGGGTCACAAGCAGCTGTATTCACCTGCAGGGATAAATAAGGCACAGGTACATATAAACTGGCTCATAATGAAGCACAGGAGTATAAATAAGGTCTTTACCGCTCCGGCCGTCATGATGCCCATCATAGGAAACAGGACGACTGGCAGTAGAGCCGTCACAGCCAGAGGCATGCACTCCGTACACCAGTACAGAGCCATGAGGATGATGGCATAACCACATTTCGcttgctgtaaacacacagacacacacacacacacacacagtcagaagtGGCAGTGAAGTAGAAGTGTTCCAATACTCTAACATCAGTGCagcattttgtcattttacatctgaagtcataaaaagacactTGACACATGTGCTTCATCTGATTTggcacagacaaagacacacagaatTTCAGCTGTCGCGTCCTTCGTCTTATCTTCGACGTCTCTTTAAAAGGCAGTAAGACTTTACACATGCAGATAGCAGTAACCCTTgatcataaaacaaacagtttgtcGTACTCTTGTCTCGGGAGATAACTCTTTATGGGTTCTCTGTAAAATCCTTTTTCTTAAAGACTGTTTAAACTACCCGACACAAAACTTTCCACTGCCACGCACATGAGACCTCGTTCAACTCGGCAGGTCATGCACTGAGCGACAATGTCTGCTTCATATGGCACTTACACTTTTAGAACATTAAGACAAAGATAGAGGGAAAACAAAGTGTGTACAATGTGTGAATTATTCTGACAAAGTCATATAAACCGTATGAAATTACTTATTACATGCACACTGCAACAGTATTATTTATGAGCACTTTTGCACTTAGTAGCATTACTTTACTACTATAATATACTATCTGTACAGTTTTAAGAACATcaaatgcttcatattttcattaaattgtGTCACAtcactctttttttgttttttttagaattattagtattttcaaaaatgatttactaatattttcttcactttcttgctgaaagtCATtagagaagattgataccactctcatgtgtgtactctaaataataattattatgatAAACTCTATTTATATAGCATTTTCTTAACAAATTGCTTTACAAGCAAAATAACAAGAAATGAAAACGATAAGTGaataacatcaaataaatagaaataatcagTATAAACAAAAACCTGTGTCAAACATTTCTGAATGCTTTCACAAAAGGAAACATGATAAGAAGGGATTTGTGTGTGAAGAGTTTCATATAGTAAATGCTTTAATAGCAAAATCCCAGTCACCCTTTGTCACAAGCTGTGAGCTGGGAGTCACCAGCAAGGTCTCAGTGGTCAAGAGGGCACATACCAGGTCAGTAAGTCAGAAAGGTATTTAGGAGCGAGGCCATTTAAGGCCTTAAAGGTGAGCAGTAAAATTTTGTAATCAATTCCAGAGCAGTTGATACGAAGGACCTAATATTAGAGAAGAAGCTGAATAAGAATAAATATGAATCTGGAGCCTGTAAATTGTTATCTcaacttagcataaagacaggaaccAGGGAGACagcttcaaatacatttttgaaggTAATCAaccattcatttaaaaaaaaaaaaactgaaagaaaaagagtgaaCGTGACTCAAAATGCctatttaatgaaaacatgcatCTCATGTTGTTATAACTGTTGTTGAAAATTACTTAGcatgcattgcattgtgggagtgGCTGAAGGGACCATTTGAAATCTAGGAGGCAGCCATTTTCATGTGTCTTGTCAAGGGTTCAAATGCGGTCTAAGATCAACTGTACACTGTGTACCGTTATCGTACCTTTGCCTCTCAATCATAAAGTAACTGAGCCTTTTTGAATACAGTAAATCAATAtgctaatgaatgaatgctaAAGAATCCAAATGTCCATTTGCAGCATTAGTGTTTGGTTTATATTGAAgccatttgttgttgttgatcaaattcctgtcattttcttctgtctgtgaaACAGAAACCTGGGCCAAGGTCGTACTATTCCATCAAAGAACTGTAACCAACAATTGTTCTCATTATCAATACATGTGACTGTTATTTCCTTTATTGACTGGTTAATTGTTCAGTGTAAAATTGATGTgttgtgaagaaaaaaacatatttacatattcaaatTGCAGTAAAAATGGTGTTGAGTTTACTCTCATAGACAACTacgaaaaacaacacacacacaaaacacatatttgacCCAGGGACACCTGTAAGGTTTACCTGGCCTTGCTCACCAGGTGTTAATACACTGAACAAGCATAATAAATGAGTGAAATCGCTTCCCTGGTGAATCTCTCTGACATGAGTGTGAGAATAAACATCTTCTGCAAACAATGGTGATGTTTCAGTcaagaaaaacagattaaaacagCCAGTTACCTCCactggcacaaacacacacacacactcaccgaTGTAGGGCTTATGATTGGCAGGGGAAGGAGGACCAGTGGAGTGACGAAGATGATGATGTAGTTTCTGTGGTACCACAGCCACCTCAGCGAACTACGAATGATTTTCATGGCAAAACTGACAAGCAACTCAGAGGCAAAAAAACACCCAAACTATCCAGACGTCTCCCTGGTTACTGAGAGCAGACAGCTGATCGAGACAAACAGCAGATGATTAGAGTGAAGCCGAGACGGAGGAGCGgacaggagaaaatgaagctACACACTAAAGTCAGGTGAGCACAGGAACAGTAAGTACTGGTGATGAAAAGCAGAGATGTGCACCACAGAGAACCACTGAGGTGGCGGGGCTTTATATCTCTGGTAGCATATCAAACATTAACTCAACCCCAAAGAGATCACAATCCATGACAGAGAGGCAACAGCGAAGGTACAGAGAGCGGGAGGGATTTGCAGATGAAGAGAGATAGAAAAACAATAGGCAGGGTCATAATCTGGAGGAGTGCAGCTCTGGCAGGTGCAGTCAAAGGTCACCAGGGGTGGTGCATGTGCCCGCTGAGCTGAAAAGTACAGGTGGCCCACAGACGGAAGATGAGAAGATGGGAACCTGGACACCGGCCGACTTTGAATTACTCTGTAGTTATCTTGTGTCTGTTGATGATGGGTTATGTTGAAACTAACTCCGCAActctctcatttacatgttttaccACGTTTGCTAACAAGCTAGTCCGGTATCCAAAAGTCAAATGGGTTTTGTGCAAAGTTACAAAAGTTTgtcaattaaataattaaacaaaaatatatcttgtgctttttatttctatgtgCATTAATTACAGAGGGTAACttacaacatgaaaacacaactaTGCTGCCTCTGCTCAGTTAAGTTAAGCATCTTGGACAAATCTCTACTGACTTTATGAGATACTGAgcatcaacatttttatcatttctttttccagaAATAACTCACGATTCAAATATCAGCTTCCTAAAACTTTCACTTAAAAACAATATGGATTCCAACAGGGCGAGTTGTTCTGACTATAATTCACGTATCACCAATAAAAAGCAACATGAGTGAACAGTGAATGTCTATTATTGATCTGTTCTCAATAAACACATCACATGTAATATTTTATGATCTTATGCAACACACGGAAGTCACCTACAATCACAACAGAAGTCTCTGTTGtttcatacatatataaactTCAATTTACTTCATATGTGAGATAAGAGATATCTTCAGTCGAGTCATAAAACACACTGTCGGCCATATCAACAAGTGCTCATGTCCTATCACAAGAAAGCATGTTTTGCCAGCTCTGACAAAATGTGTTGAGTATCAGATGCACGTTCTGGTAATATGTATTTAATCATAATACAACAAGTGTAATTAAAGACTGCTGCTTGGTTAGTTTTCAATCTTTTTGTATTAAGTGTTGACGATTACACAGTCTGAGCATGACGACAACAAAGccataaaagagagaaaaaaagaaacgaaaacaacaaaaaaatacaaaacagcaaaCTGAGTACCAAAGCGACAGATAGTGACTGTAACCACATCTTTACCACAGTCGGCGTAGTTCCAGTGGGTTAGGGTTGTTAGTGCTTTGTTTATGACTGATTTAAAGTCGGTGTATGATGACAGCACTGTGGTTAGA
Coding sequences within:
- the slc13a2 gene encoding solute carrier family 13 member 2, producing MKIIRSSLRWLWYHRNYIIIFVTPLVLLPLPIISPTSQAKCGYAIILMALYWCTECMPLAVTALLPVVLFPMMGIMTAGAVSIEYLKDSNMLFMGGLLVAIAVEQWNLHKRIALRVLLLVGVRPSLLMMGFMIVSSFLSMWISNTATTAMMLPIAQAVLQQLKDTESQADERDFQAAGADNHSFELELRETKGEMANAKQPNTEHEPEMSQAALRESRRREIDEKYELLTKGMSLSVCYSASIGGTATLTGTTPNLILKGQIDELFPNNGDVINFASWFGFAFPNMVLMLVFSWLWLQFLFLGFNLKKSFGCGMKSDRDKEACAVMREEYNKLGPMKFAEGAVLSIFVLLVVLWFTREPGFIDGWATVLFNKEKAFVSDGTVAILVSMLFFAIPSQLPRFGGYGYNDEGKAVKAPSTLLNWQVVHERMPWNIILLLGGGFALAAGSEESGLSKWLGESLAPLEKIPPYAISLLLSLLVATFTECSSNTATTTLFLPILASMATAIKIHPLYVMLPCTIAASLAFMLPVATPPNAIAFSFGKLRVIDMVKAGFMLNLIGILTINLGINTWGYAMFDMGTMPHWVNVTSKP